One Chordicoccus furentiruminis DNA window includes the following coding sequences:
- a CDS encoding NUDIX hydrolase, producing MKRESADWRIIAVRTDQELAWEPVSVEHIVRDEWIDFRKVRYRYPDGREFGPFYQYSRKSYSVIVPVLPDGRFLCVRQFRQGIGETTTEFPAGGIEADGSEYGQVTREDALAAAKRELKEETGYESDEWTHLITIPSNATIADNYAHVFLARNCRKVSGLHLDVTEDLEPVIVTKEEIETMISEGRFQQMGHVMAYLLAVRKAGSL from the coding sequence TTGAAAAGAGAATCAGCAGACTGGAGGATCATCGCGGTGAGGACGGATCAGGAGCTGGCGTGGGAGCCGGTCAGTGTGGAGCATATTGTGCGGGATGAATGGATCGACTTCAGAAAGGTGCGCTACCGTTACCCGGACGGCAGAGAATTCGGACCGTTTTACCAGTACAGTCGGAAGAGCTATTCAGTGATCGTTCCGGTTCTTCCGGACGGGCGGTTTCTCTGTGTCCGGCAGTTCCGTCAGGGGATCGGCGAGACGACGACGGAGTTTCCGGCCGGAGGCATTGAGGCGGACGGGTCGGAATACGGTCAGGTGACCCGGGAGGACGCGCTGGCGGCGGCTAAGCGGGAGCTGAAGGAGGAGACGGGGTACGAATCGGATGAGTGGACGCATCTCATCACGATTCCGTCCAATGCGACGATCGCGGACAACTACGCGCATGTTTTTCTTGCGAGGAACTGCCGGAAGGTATCGGGGCTTCACCTCGACGTGACGGAGGATCTCGAGCCGGTGATCGTCACGAAGGAAGAGATTGAGACGATGATTTCAGAAGGAAGGTTTCAGCAGATGGGCCATGTGATGGCGTACCTGCTGGCGGTCAGGAAGGCGGGATCTCTTTGA